The following proteins are co-located in the Apium graveolens cultivar Ventura chromosome 5, ASM990537v1, whole genome shotgun sequence genome:
- the LOC141661356 gene encoding alanine aminotransferase 2-like — translation MYKSSFDIDLVCNHFNSSDSIMSFVTIDDINPKVLKCEYAVRGEIVSLAQRLQQDLQENPGSHSFDEILYCNIGNPQFLNQRPITFFREVLALCDHPAILNKSETQGLFSADAIRRASEILDQIPGRATGAYSHSQGIKGLRDTIAAGIEARDNFPADPNDIFLTDGASPGVHMMMQLLLSSENNGILCPIPQYPLYSASITLHGGTLVPYYLDEATGWGLEMSELKKQLEDAKSKGITVKALVVINPGNPTGQVLSEDNQRDIVDFCKSEGLVLLADEVYQGNVYAAEKKFHSIKKVVRSMGYGETDISVVSFQSVSKGYHGECGKRGGYMEVTGFCPEIREQIYKLASVNLCANISGQILASLVMYPPKPGDESYESYNAEKEEILSSLARRAKTLEDGFNSLEGITCNKAEGAMYLFPQLHLPQKAIDAAQAAKSAPDLFYARRLLDATGVVVVPGSGFRQVPGTWHFRCTILPPEDKIPAVVNRLTEFHKAFMEEFRD, via the exons ATGTACAAAAGCTCATTTGATATCGACTTGGTTTGCAATCACTTTAATTCCTCTGATTCAATCATGTCTTTTGTAACAATTGACGACATTAATCCAAAG GTTTTGAAATGTGAGTATGCAGTCCGAGGAGAGATTGTCAGTTTGGCTCAG AGATTACAACAAGACCTGCAAGAAAATCCAGGTTCCCACTCTTTCGATGag ATACTTTACTGCAATATTGGAAATCCTCAATTTCTTAATCAGCGGCCTATTACATTCTTTAGAGAG GTGCTTGCATTATGTGACCATCCTGCAATCTTGAACAAAAGTGAAACACAGGGGTTATTCAG TGCAGATGCCATTAGACGGGCTTCGGAAATCCTGGATCAGATTCCTGGAAGAGCAACAGGAGCATATAGTCATAGCCAA GGTATTAAGGGATTACGTGATACCATTGCTGCTGGTATTGAAGCTCGTGACAATTTTCCTGCTGACCCGAATGATATTTTCTTAACAGATGGTGCAAGTCCTGGG GTTCATATGATGATGCAATTACTACTGTCATCAGAGAACAATGGAATCCTTTGTCCCATTCCACAGTACCCCTTGTATTCTGCTTCAATAACCCTCCATGGGGGCACTCTT GTGCCTTATTATCTTGATGAAGCAACAGGGTGGGGACTGGAGATGTCTGAGCTCAAAAAGCAACTGGAAGATGCCAAGTCCAAGGGAATTACTGTTAAAGCATTGGTTGTTATAAATCCGGGAAACCCAACTGGGCAG GTTCTTTCTGAGGACAACCAGCGAGATATAGTGGATTTTTGCAAAAGCGAGGGGTTGGTTCTTCTGGCAGATGAG GTATATCAGGGAAATGTTTATGCAGCTGAAAAAAAGTTTCACTCCATTAAGAAAGTTGTGCGCTCTATGGGTTATGGAGAGACTGATATCTCAGTAGTATCTTTCCAGTCGGTTTCAAAGG GCTATCACGGGGAGTGTGGAAAAAGAGGTGGTTATATGGAGGTGACTGGTTTTTGTCCTGAGATAAGGGAACAAATATACAAGTTGGCATCCGTGAATCTTTGTGCTAATATTTCTGGTCAAATTCTTGCAAGTCTTGTTATGTACCCTCCTAAG CCTGGAGATGAATCATATGAATCCTACAATGCGGAGAAAGAAGAAATACTCTCATCACTAGCAAGGCGTGCAAAG ACACTTGAAGACGGGTTTAACAGCTTGGAGGGGATAACATGCAACAAAGCAGAAGGGGCAATGTATCTATTTCCGCAACTTCACCTACCTCAGAAAGCAATAGATGCAGCACAAGCAGCAAAAAGTGCACCAGACTTATTTTATGCTCGTCGCCTCCTCGATGCAACTGGTGTGGTCGTAGTTCCTGGATCAGGTTTTCGCCAG GTTCCTGGAACTTGGCATTTTAGATGCACGATATTGCCCCCTGAGGACAAAATTCCAGCAGTGGTCAATCGGTTAACAGAATTTCACAAGGCATTTATGGAGGAATTTCGTGACTAA